The Cloacibacterium caeni region AAAAAACCTTCAGAATGTTTCCGAAGGTTTTTATGTTTGATATTATTTCATTCTGATTATAAAGAAGCAGAGTGTAATAATAAATCTGTTAACTTGTTAGAGTAACCAGTTTCGTTATCATACCAAGAAACTAATTTTACGAAGTTTGGTGATAACATGATACCAGCATCTTTGTCAAAGATAGAAGTTCTCTTATCTCCTACGAAATCTTGAGAAACTACTAAATCTTCAGTGTAACCTAGGATTCCTTTTAATTCACCTTCAGAAGCAGCTTTCATAGCAGCGCAAATTTCTTCGTAAGAAGTTGCTTTTTCTAATCTTACCGTTAAATCTACTACAGAAACGTCAGCAGTTGGTACTCTGAAAGACATACCTGTTAATTTTCCGTTTAATGAAGGAATTACTTTACCTACCGCTTTAGCAGCACCAGTAGAAGAAGGGATAATGTTTAATAATGCACTTCTACCACCTCTCCAGTCTTTCATAGATGGACCATCTACTGTTCTTTGAGTAGCTGTAGTAGCGTGTACAGTTGTCATAAGACCTTCTACGATTCCGAAGTTTTCGTGAACTACTTTTGCTAAAGGAGCAAGACAGTTAGTAGTACAAGAAGCGTTAGAGAAAATTTGTAAATCAGCAGGTAATTCTTTGTGGTTTACTCCCATTACAAACATTGGAGTATCATCTTTAGATGGAGCAGAAAGAACTACTTTTTTAGCACCTGCATTAATGTGAGCAGAAGCTGTACCTTTATCTAAGAAAAGTCCTGTAGATTCTACGATGTAATCTGCACCAACTTCGTTCCATTTTAAATTATTAGGGTCTCTTTCAGAAGTGATTCTGATTGTTTTTCCGTTTACTACTAAGTTATTTCCTTCTACTCTTACTTCTCCATTAAATTTGCCGTGAACAGAATCATACTTCATCATGTAAGCCATGTATTCTGCGTTGATAAGGTCATTAATCCCTACGATTTCAATGTTATCTCTTTCTAACATTGCATTGAAAACTAGACTTCCAATTCTACCGAATCCGTTGATTCCTACTTTAATTGTTGACATATTTTTTGTTTTTAGTTGTTTAAATTAATTTACATTGCCAAGATTTCTGCAATCTGGAGTAAATCTTGATTGATTTCATTATGCTTTTTAATAGCATCTTCTATTGGCGTAAAAACTAAATCGTTTGATCTAATTCCTGCCATTACATTCGTTAATCCTTTCATAAGTCCTACCACAGCTCCATATCCCATTCTACTTGCCAAAACTCTGTCTGCACAACTTGGTGCACCACCTCTTTGGATGTGTCCTAGAATAGAAACTCTAATATCATAATCTGGGAATCTTTGTTTAGTTTGTTCGGCTAATTCATAAGTAGAAGCTAATCTCTCACCTTCAGCTACAATAACAATACTAGAAGTTTTTCCTCTTTTTTGTGCTTTTTCGAAAGTTTCGAACAAATCTTCTAAGCTATCTTTCTTCTCAGGAATAAGAATATCTAATGCTCCAGAAGCAATACCACTGTTCAAAGCGATAAAACCAGCATCTCTTCCCATTACTTCGATGAAAAATACTCTATTGTGAGAAGTAGCAGTATCTCTAATTTTGTCAATGGCTTCCATTGCAGTATTCAGTGCAGTATCATAACCGATGGTAAAGTCTGTACCGAAGATATCATTGTCAATGGTTCCTGGAACGCCAATTACTTTTACGCCAAATTCTTCTGCAAAAATTTTAGCTCCTGTAAATGTACCATCTCCACCAATACATACTAATGCGTCAATACCATTTTTCTGGCATTGCTCGAAAGCTTTTTGTCTACCTTCTTCGGTTCTGAATTCTTTAGAACGAGCCGAACGAAGGATTGTTCCTCCTAAATTAATGATATTGTTTACAGAACGAGGTCCCATTTTGGTAAAATTACCTTCTATAAGACCAGTGTAGCCTCCTCTTACTCCTACACATTCTATTTTATGGTAGTTAGCAGTTCTTACCACTGCTCTAATTGCTGCATTCATTCCTGGTGCATCTCCACCCGAAGTAAGCACCGCGATTTTTTTCAAACTTGCGTTACCCATAGTATTTTAATTTGACATGCAAATTTACAAAATAATACAAAACGAGCTACCATGTTTTTGGTCATATTTGATTTTTTGGCTATTAATAAAATATTGCTATTTTTGCTGGAATGAACAAAAAATTACATTCAAACAGAAGATTTCTGGCATCACTTTTTGCAAGTGTATATCTGTTTGCTGTAGTGTTTTCGGGGTTTTTCCATACTCACACCAATAATTTCAAAGAAGATTTACTGTCTTTTAGCAAGAAACCCGTTTCTGAAAAAATTGTAAATTTTGGTGGAGTAGATGATTGTTTCTCTTCACACTTTTTTAATGCTGGGATAGGAATTTTAGATTCCGACGCAAATTTTCTGTTCATTATTTCTAAAAAATTTACGCTTAAAAATTTCCAATATCACTTTACTGTACCTACAGAAAAAGTAGTATTCTTCTCATTACGGGCGCCACCAGTTTTCATTTAGAATTTTTTATGACTTGCGATGCTATTTTTAGAAGTTCGCAAATTCCTTATTATTTCAATTTTAACAAAAATTAATCTAAATGTTAATCAAAAAAATATATTTTTTTGTTGCAATGCTTTTTGCAGCACAGTTGGTGATGGCTCAATATAAATTAAGCGGAAAAATCACTGATTTTGATACTCAAGAGCCTGTAAAAAATGCTTCAGTTTATCTGGTAGACCTTAAAAAAAGTACCGTTTCAGACCAAAATGGTAATTACACTTTCCAAAACTTAAAATCTGGAAAATATTTCGTAGAAATCACAGGAGATAACTATACTTCATTATTGGTTTCCATAGAAGTGAGTCAAGATGCTGTTTCTGATTTCACCCTTCAAAAATCTGCCAAAGAAATAGATGAGGTGGTGGTAACGGCAGTTACCAGAGCTTCGGAACTGAAAAAGATTCCAGTAGTCATTAAATCTGTAGATAAAAATATCATCAACCAAAACGCTTCCACTAATTTAATTGATGGATTGAAAAATATTCCGGGAGTGAACCAAATTACTTCTGGAGCGGCGATTTCTAAACCTGTAATCAGAGGTTTAGGTTACAATAGAGTGATTACATTGGTAGATGGAATCAAGCAAGAAGGTCAACAGTGGGGCGGCGAACACGGAATAGAAATCGATGAATTTTCGGTGGGGAAAGTAGAAATTGTAAAAGGTCCAGGAAGTTTAATGTACGGTTCAGACGGAATTGCAGGCGTACTGAATTTTATTTCTCCAAAAGTAGCTGCAAATGGTAAAATCGAAAATCAATTGATTACCAATTATCAAACGAATAACAATTTAATTGCGACTTCTTTTTCGAATAAAGGAAACAAAAACGGCTTCGTTTGGGAAGGAAGATTGACCAATAAATTGGCTGGTAACTACGAAAACAAATATGACGGAAAAGTCTTGAACTCAGGTTTCAAAGAATTGGACGGCAACTTAATGTTAGGAATCAATAAAAACTGGGGACATTCTTATTTTAACGTGAGTTCTTATAATACTACTTTGAATATTGTGGAAGGAGAAAGAGATGCTGATGGAAAATTCACGTTTATCAATAACAATGGAGACGATGTTACCGCTACTGATGAAGATTACAAAGGATATAAAGTAGGATTTCCACACCAGAAAATCAATCATTTGAGATTAACTTCAAACAATTATTTCTTATTGAAAAACGGAACCATCAATGCTGATTTTGCTTTTCAAAATAATAAAAGAAAAGAATTTGCAGACGCAACTAAGCCTGATGAAAAAGAATTGTTCTTTGATTTAAATACCTTCAACTATAACGTAAGATATAACGTGAAAGAAACCAATAATTGGGAAACTTCTTTCGGAATTGGTGGGATGCAACAATCGAATACCAATAAAGGAGTAGAAGCGCTTATTCCTGATTATCAATTTTTCGATGCAGGAGCGTTTGTTTTCACGCAGAAAACTTTTAACAAAAATCTGACTTTAGCAGGAGGATTGAGATTTGACAATAGAAATGTAGATGCTCAAGAAATGCTGGAAAATACCGATGTGAAATTTGCGAAATTTAATAAAAATTACAGCGGAATTTCTGGAAGTTTAGGTTTGTCTTACCAATTAGACAAGCAATCTACCATTAAATTAAATCTTTCTAGAGGTTTCAGAGTACCGAATATTGCAGAACTTTCTTCTAACGGAATTCATGAAGGAACTTTCAGATACGAAATTGGTGATATTAACTTAAAATCTGAAATCAGTCACCAAATTGATGCTGCTTATTTCTTAAATTCAGACCATATTAGTTTTGAATTTACACCGTTTGTCAACTTCATTTCTAATTATATTTATACCGAAAAAATGCAAGATGCCAACGGAAATGATGTGATTATTGACCCAAGTGATCCAGTTCCTGCATTTAGATTTACTCAAGGGAACGCTCAGCTTTTCGGTGGAGAGATTTTCTTAGATTTTCATCCGCATCCATTTGATTGGTTGCATGTAGAAAATTCATTTTCTTATGTAAGAGCTACGCAGAATAATCGTCCAGAAAATGAAAAGTTTTTACCATTTATTCCAGCGCCAAAATATCGTGGAGAGATTAAAACCAATTTCGAAAAAGTGAATAATACTTTTTCTGATTTTTATGCTAAATTTTCAGTAGACCATTATTTCAAACAAAATAATATTTACAGCGCTTTTGATACAGAAACAGCTACTCCTAGTTACACACTTTTGAGTGTAGGAATTGGCGCAGACATTAAGGCATTTGGTAAAAAAGACTTTTTCAATGTTTTCATTAGCGGAGAAAACTTAACAGATGTAGCGTATCAGAACCATTTGAGCAGATTAAAATATGCTCCAGAAAACCCAGCAACAGGTAGAATGGGCGTTTTTAACATGGGCAGAAATTTCAGTGTGAAACTGATGATGAATTTCTAAAAATCTAAGAAAATTACTTTCTTGAGATGATAAAATTCTCGTTAAAGCGAATTGACTTTTTATAAGGAAAATTTACCTATAAAAAATGCTTTCTGTTTTCATAAAAAAACACTATTTTTGCAACTCAAAATTTTTAACAAGATGAATGTTACAAGAACCAATCATGACGAAGTAAGTGCTTTGCTTACAGTAACTTTAAATAAATCTGATTACAAAGATAAAGTTGAAAAACAACTGATCAATTATGCTAAAAATGCTACTGTTCCTGGTTTTAGAAAAGGAAAAGTTCCATTGAGCATGGTGAGAAAACAATTTGAAGCGGGTATTGCTTTTGAAGAAATTAACAAACAAATTTCTGAAGCATTGAACAACTATGTAAACGAAAACAATTTAAGATTAGTTGGTCAGCCAGTTCCAGTTCCTATGAACGAACTAGATTACAATGCAGAAGAAGTTTCTGTAGGTTTCGAAGTTGGTTTTGAACCAGATTTTAATATTGATTTATCTTCTTACGAAGCTCCTCACTACAAAGTAGAAGCTACTGATAAAGAAATCAACCAAAGCATCGAAAACATGCAAAAAAGATTTGCTGATAAAGATGCTCAAGATAAAGCGACTAAAGATTCTTATGTAGCACTTTCTATTGCACAAGTAGTAGAAGCTGATGCAGAAGGAGAGCACAATCATCCACCGAAAAATGTAGTAGTTTCTGCTGAGCAAAAAGAAGCTTTCGGTTTGGTAAAATCTCACAAAGTAGGTGATGTAGTGAAGTTGACTAAAACTCAGTTAACGGAAAACGAAACTTTGGCTAAAGATTTAAATTACAACGAGCATGAACTAGGTCACATTCATCATGAAGATTTAGAAGCTACCGTTACAGAAATCTATAAATTAAACTTAGCACCACTAGATCAAGAATTATTTGATAAAGTATATGGTGAAGGAAACATTAATTCTGAAGAAGAATTAAAAGCAAGAGTAAAAACTGAATTAGACGAATATTTCCAACAAAATGCAGATATTCACTTTGTGAATAAAGTATTAGAAAACGTTTCTGAAAAAACTGAAGTTCAGTTACCAGAAGCATTCTTAGTAAAATGGTTACTATTCTCTAATCCAAACATCACTTCTGAAGAACAAGCAAAAGAAATTCTTGAAGCAGAAAAATCTATCATCAAAAATCAAATCATCGAAGGAAAATTATTCCAAGATTATGATGTAAAAGTAGATTATGCAGATGTTTTAGCTCAAGCTGAAGTTTTAGTAAACAACCAATTAGCAATGTACGGAATCCACAATCTTCCACAAGAAGAAGTACAGAAATATGCAGTAGAAATGCTAAAACAAGAAGAGCAAGTAAGACAAATTTCTCAAGAAGTTGCAATGGGTAAACTAAAAGATGTTATCCTAGAAAAAGCAAGCAAAAAAGAAACTAAAATTACACACGAAGAATTTTTAGCAGAATTACAAAAATAATTTTCTAGAAATTTCTTAGAAATATAAATCCGTCTCGAATTTCGAGACGGATTTTTTTAACACACATTTAACTGATTTTTCTTTTCTAGATAAGTTTTTTCTTTATATTTTTATCGTATTAAATTATTATTAATCAAAATTAAAACTATGAGAAAACAATTTCTTTCTTTTGTGTTGTCTTTCTTTTTGATTGCCAATGCATTTGCTCAGAACATTCCTCTTGATCCTAGCGTCAGAACGGGCACACTTTCTAACGGGATGAAGTATTACATCAAGAAAAACGTAAAACCAGAAAAAAAAGTAGAATTCCGTTTAGCGATTAATGCGGGTTCTATCAATGAAGACGAAGACCAGAGAGGTCTTGCTCACTTTATGGAGCACATGAATTTCAACGGGACTAAAAATTTCCCAGAGAATAAATTGGTAGATTTTCTACAATCTATCGGGATTAAATTCGGGCAACACCTTAATGCGTATACCAGTTTTGACGAAACCGTTTACATGCTACCCGTTCCTCTTGACAAGCCAGGAAACCTAGATTCAGGGCTTAAAGTAATGGAAGATTGGGCTTTTAACGCATTACTTACCGATAAAGAAATAGAAAAAGAAAGAGGCGTAGTTTTAGAAGAATTGCGTTTAGGATTAGGAGCAGACAAAAGAATGCTAGACCAATATCTTCCTAAATTAGCTTACAATTCTAGATATGCAGACCGATTACCAATTGGTAAAAAAGAAATTCTACAAAATTTCAAACCAGAAGCGCTGAGAAGATTTCACAAAGATTGGTACAGACCAGATTTAATGGCTTTGGTAGTAGTAGGAGATGTTAATGTAGATGAAATGGAGCAAAAAATTAAAGCCAATTTTAGCAAATATCAAAATCCTGCAAATGCTAGAAAAAGAGTAGATTATGAGATGCCAAATCATAAAGAAACTTTGATTTCTATTGCTACTGATGCAGATGCAACTTCGTCTTCGGCGCAATTTTATATTAAAGATGATGGTCCTGCAAAACCAGATGTTACCGTAAATGATTATCAAAAAAGCATTGTAGAACAATTGGCTGCTACCATTGTGAATAACCGTTTGCAAGAATTAACCAATTCTGAGAAGCCACCATTTATTTTCGGATATGTTTCTCATAGCAATTTCTTGAGAACCAAAGATGCTTTTCAAGCGTATGCGATGACCAAAGAAGGCGAACAGAAAAATGCGCTTAAAGTGCTGTTAGAAGAAGTAGAAAGAGCAAAAAGATTTGGTTTTTCTCAAAATGAATTAGACAGAGCAAAATCTGAAACCCTTTCTAACTTAGAAAAATCTTATAACAATAGAGATAAAACAGAAAGTGCAAGATTGGTAATGGAATATGTAAGAAATTTCCTTAACCAAGAGCCAATTCCAGGAATTGAATGGGAATATGAATTGCACAAAAAATATTTGCCAAGTGTGACTTTAGACCAAGTGAATAACATTCTGAAAAATTATATCAAAGATGATAGCAGAGTGATTGTGGTAACTGGTCCTAAAAAAGAAAATGCAGTACTTCCTACAGATGCGCAGTTATTGGCAACTGTAGATGATGTGAAAAATGCACAATTAAAACCTTACGAAGACAAAGCTGCCATTAAAACTTTGGTAGAGCCTTTTAAATCCAATGGTAAAATTGTAAAAACCGAAGCAGATGCTAAGTTGGGAACCACTACTTTTACATTAAGCAATGGCGCAAAAGTAACTTACAAAAAAACAGATTTCAAAGAAGACGAAATTGTTTTCTCAGCGATCAGTTTAGGTGGAAGTTCTTTAATTTCTAATGAAGACATCGAAAAAACACAATGGGCTTTTCCAGCGCTTTCAGAATCTGGATTCAATAAATATTCTAAAAATGATATTACCAAATTCCTTTCTGGGAAACAGGTTTCTGTAATGCCTTATGTAGGAGGAATTTCTACAGGATTCAACGGAAATTCTACCAAAAAAGATTTCGAAACGCTTTTCCAAATGATTTATGGTTATTTTACCAACCTAA contains the following coding sequences:
- a CDS encoding M16 family metallopeptidase, which gives rise to MRKQFLSFVLSFFLIANAFAQNIPLDPSVRTGTLSNGMKYYIKKNVKPEKKVEFRLAINAGSINEDEDQRGLAHFMEHMNFNGTKNFPENKLVDFLQSIGIKFGQHLNAYTSFDETVYMLPVPLDKPGNLDSGLKVMEDWAFNALLTDKEIEKERGVVLEELRLGLGADKRMLDQYLPKLAYNSRYADRLPIGKKEILQNFKPEALRRFHKDWYRPDLMALVVVGDVNVDEMEQKIKANFSKYQNPANARKRVDYEMPNHKETLISIATDADATSSSAQFYIKDDGPAKPDVTVNDYQKSIVEQLAATIVNNRLQELTNSEKPPFIFGYVSHSNFLRTKDAFQAYAMTKEGEQKNALKVLLEEVERAKRFGFSQNELDRAKSETLSNLEKSYNNRDKTESARLVMEYVRNFLNQEPIPGIEWEYELHKKYLPSVTLDQVNNILKNYIKDDSRVIVVTGPKKENAVLPTDAQLLATVDDVKNAQLKPYEDKAAIKTLVEPFKSNGKIVKTEADAKLGTTTFTLSNGAKVTYKKTDFKEDEIVFSAISLGGSSLISNEDIEKTQWAFPALSESGFNKYSKNDITKFLSGKQVSVMPYVGGISTGFNGNSTKKDFETLFQMIYGYFTNLNYDEASYNSYKAKQQGFLDNLLANPQTYFQSEVQKYLNQKNPRFFGILPDAKAWEKTSYKLAYDIYKKSVANAGNFHFYFVGNVDENQIKQLSEQYLASLPSTQKSETYKDLGYRPLFTSTEKVIKKGKDPKSMVMIRFSGETKYNEKEDLAMRALGEVATIKIIEKLREDEGGIYGGGARGSLNKVPYGSYNFSINFPCGPENAEKLTKIALAELQKMIDNGPEQKDLDKFKEGEANDDVTNMKDNNYWLQNITSYQTQGGDKYSVLNYLTKVKGLTVKDLQAVGKKYLTEKNRMVFTLMPEVETPKTDAPKAAVSANVTAQQVIDNYAAALGGKSKLEAVKTVKTLSTIKVMGMEMEATTLEMAPNKSKAVQKVMGQEMVQVFDGEKGYMMQAGQRMDLPAPAIEEAKKKRLFEVLSYNAADFKTVEKVTEEGKELYLLAGAGKKLYFDTKTNLLVKSTSDKGDMVILDYMEVDGIKFPKNIKLAMMGQNMEMTNNQVIVNKEVSVEDFK
- a CDS encoding trigger factor; the protein is MNVTRTNHDEVSALLTVTLNKSDYKDKVEKQLINYAKNATVPGFRKGKVPLSMVRKQFEAGIAFEEINKQISEALNNYVNENNLRLVGQPVPVPMNELDYNAEEVSVGFEVGFEPDFNIDLSSYEAPHYKVEATDKEINQSIENMQKRFADKDAQDKATKDSYVALSIAQVVEADAEGEHNHPPKNVVVSAEQKEAFGLVKSHKVGDVVKLTKTQLTENETLAKDLNYNEHELGHIHHEDLEATVTEIYKLNLAPLDQELFDKVYGEGNINSEEELKARVKTELDEYFQQNADIHFVNKVLENVSEKTEVQLPEAFLVKWLLFSNPNITSEEQAKEILEAEKSIIKNQIIEGKLFQDYDVKVDYADVLAQAEVLVNNQLAMYGIHNLPQEEVQKYAVEMLKQEEQVRQISQEVAMGKLKDVILEKASKKETKITHEEFLAELQK
- the gap gene encoding type I glyceraldehyde-3-phosphate dehydrogenase, whose translation is MSTIKVGINGFGRIGSLVFNAMLERDNIEIVGINDLINAEYMAYMMKYDSVHGKFNGEVRVEGNNLVVNGKTIRITSERDPNNLKWNEVGADYIVESTGLFLDKGTASAHINAGAKKVVLSAPSKDDTPMFVMGVNHKELPADLQIFSNASCTTNCLAPLAKVVHENFGIVEGLMTTVHATTATQRTVDGPSMKDWRGGRSALLNIIPSSTGAAKAVGKVIPSLNGKLTGMSFRVPTADVSVVDLTVRLEKATSYEEICAAMKAASEGELKGILGYTEDLVVSQDFVGDKRTSIFDKDAGIMLSPNFVKLVSWYDNETGYSNKLTDLLLHSASL
- the pfkA gene encoding 6-phosphofructokinase, with translation MGNASLKKIAVLTSGGDAPGMNAAIRAVVRTANYHKIECVGVRGGYTGLIEGNFTKMGPRSVNNIINLGGTILRSARSKEFRTEEGRQKAFEQCQKNGIDALVCIGGDGTFTGAKIFAEEFGVKVIGVPGTIDNDIFGTDFTIGYDTALNTAMEAIDKIRDTATSHNRVFFIEVMGRDAGFIALNSGIASGALDILIPEKKDSLEDLFETFEKAQKRGKTSSIVIVAEGERLASTYELAEQTKQRFPDYDIRVSILGHIQRGGAPSCADRVLASRMGYGAVVGLMKGLTNVMAGIRSNDLVFTPIEDAIKKHNEINQDLLQIAEILAM
- a CDS encoding TonB-dependent receptor, with product MLIKKIYFFVAMLFAAQLVMAQYKLSGKITDFDTQEPVKNASVYLVDLKKSTVSDQNGNYTFQNLKSGKYFVEITGDNYTSLLVSIEVSQDAVSDFTLQKSAKEIDEVVVTAVTRASELKKIPVVIKSVDKNIINQNASTNLIDGLKNIPGVNQITSGAAISKPVIRGLGYNRVITLVDGIKQEGQQWGGEHGIEIDEFSVGKVEIVKGPGSLMYGSDGIAGVLNFISPKVAANGKIENQLITNYQTNNNLIATSFSNKGNKNGFVWEGRLTNKLAGNYENKYDGKVLNSGFKELDGNLMLGINKNWGHSYFNVSSYNTTLNIVEGERDADGKFTFINNNGDDVTATDEDYKGYKVGFPHQKINHLRLTSNNYFLLKNGTINADFAFQNNKRKEFADATKPDEKELFFDLNTFNYNVRYNVKETNNWETSFGIGGMQQSNTNKGVEALIPDYQFFDAGAFVFTQKTFNKNLTLAGGLRFDNRNVDAQEMLENTDVKFAKFNKNYSGISGSLGLSYQLDKQSTIKLNLSRGFRVPNIAELSSNGIHEGTFRYEIGDINLKSEISHQIDAAYFLNSDHISFEFTPFVNFISNYIYTEKMQDANGNDVIIDPSDPVPAFRFTQGNAQLFGGEIFLDFHPHPFDWLHVENSFSYVRATQNNRPENEKFLPFIPAPKYRGEIKTNFEKVNNTFSDFYAKFSVDHYFKQNNIYSAFDTETATPSYTLLSVGIGADIKAFGKKDFFNVFISGENLTDVAYQNHLSRLKYAPENPATGRMGVFNMGRNFSVKLMMNF